The Paenibacillus sp. MBLB1832 genome has a window encoding:
- a CDS encoding ABC transporter substrate-binding protein, translated as MTVVLVTATSLVGCAKDNTGGATHSPNVTATPTAAALAPVKLKWVLRIPAQKESEPVLAEVNKILKEKINATLDIQFIEAAAYTEKTKLMIAAGEDFDIMFTSPAYNFYDNVAKGAFLPMDDFLKKYAPKAYGQIPANFWSAAKVDNKVYGFPNYQIAARQSVINFRKKDMVDKYGIDVNAIKKMEDLEPALAKMKAGEGADKFIFMSPGTTITGVDTMNYLKLETLGSDGSPGVIEAAGSDYKVSNQYEHPAFVNLLKLLKSWSEKGYINKDLALVKDPTELLKAGRILSYGLNTYKPGAEAESKARYNFDPAFAYVADPIVTTSSVTATMQAISRTSKNPERAMMFLELMNTDKQLYNMVLYGLEGKNYKKTGDNSIEVIPDSGYAPNVAWMLGDQLNAYLLPGVAADIPQKTDQLNKSAKASKIMGFSFDAEPVKAELAQAKTVTDKYILALAYGMIDVDSTLATMNKELKAAGMDKIIAEKQKQLDAWVAANKK; from the coding sequence ATGACAGTAGTATTGGTAACGGCAACAAGCTTGGTGGGTTGTGCGAAGGATAATACGGGTGGAGCGACACACTCTCCTAATGTCACAGCAACTCCGACTGCAGCAGCACTAGCGCCGGTTAAGCTCAAGTGGGTGCTTCGCATTCCAGCGCAAAAAGAAAGCGAACCGGTATTGGCCGAGGTTAACAAGATTTTGAAAGAAAAGATTAATGCCACGCTTGACATTCAGTTTATTGAGGCTGCAGCTTATACGGAAAAGACCAAGCTGATGATTGCTGCGGGTGAGGATTTCGATATCATGTTCACTTCCCCAGCGTACAATTTTTATGATAACGTTGCCAAAGGTGCCTTCCTTCCAATGGATGACTTTCTGAAGAAATATGCTCCGAAAGCATATGGCCAAATTCCAGCTAACTTCTGGAGCGCGGCGAAAGTCGACAATAAAGTGTACGGTTTTCCTAACTACCAAATTGCAGCTCGTCAGTCCGTCATTAACTTCAGGAAAAAAGATATGGTTGATAAATATGGCATCGACGTCAACGCGATTAAGAAAATGGAAGATCTAGAACCAGCTTTAGCCAAAATGAAGGCCGGCGAAGGCGCAGACAAATTCATTTTTATGAGTCCTGGCACTACTATCACTGGTGTTGATACCATGAATTATCTGAAATTGGAAACGTTAGGCTCCGACGGATCACCAGGCGTGATTGAAGCAGCAGGCTCCGACTATAAAGTCAGCAATCAATACGAACATCCAGCGTTCGTGAACTTACTGAAATTGTTGAAAAGCTGGTCGGAGAAAGGCTATATTAACAAAGATTTGGCTTTGGTGAAAGACCCAACTGAGCTTTTGAAGGCTGGCAGAATTCTTTCCTACGGGCTGAATACTTACAAACCTGGTGCAGAAGCGGAATCGAAAGCTCGCTACAATTTCGATCCTGCGTTTGCGTATGTGGCAGATCCGATCGTTACCACAAGTTCCGTAACTGCCACGATGCAGGCGATCAGCCGCACGTCCAAAAATCCGGAGCGGGCTATGATGTTCCTGGAGTTGATGAACACCGACAAGCAGTTGTACAACATGGTTCTTTATGGACTGGAAGGCAAGAACTACAAGAAAACAGGAGATAATTCAATCGAAGTCATTCCGGATTCCGGATATGCGCCGAACGTTGCTTGGATGCTAGGTGACCAGTTGAACGCTTACCTGCTTCCAGGGGTTGCTGCGGATATTCCACAGAAGACAGATCAACTAAACAAAAGCGCGAAGGCTTCCAAAATTATGGGCTTCTCCTTCGATGCGGAGCCAGTCAAAGCGGAGCTTGCACAGGCTAAAACCGTTACTGATAAATATATCCTCGCCCTTGCCTACGGTATGATAGATGTAGACAGTACGCTAGCTACAATGAACAAAGAGTTGAAAGCGGCAGGTATGGATAAAATCATCGCTGAGAAGCAGAAGCAACTAGACGCTTGGGTAGCGGCAAATAAGAAGTAA
- a CDS encoding AraC family transcriptional regulator, translating to MFRWKMSRTFVNIAVLLSLLLLVVLGGFSITAFKSFEGIVKQRTFEENNKELRIISNTVKRMNEDVKAFTFRQLDDPALAALFEKKNLEYFEMFGYMDLIRKSFEINPIFHSDTLYSGNTGNFYSTLGSMVQKDTFFVNAIQNYRNIPVLKPIPRVLPIDAYNTNATVFTYFYFQTDSGNKLSKALGVNIDAAWLCDTLSKLKGHNNKAYIIDKTSRTFIDDSKQIRNLDVLNAELVHKIMDSDQESGSFETGAKKDQKIITYLWMPETNWVLVVEESNDFLNQSLQFVRKAVLQITLGIAIFALVAAGFIAYRIYLPIGRVFREVIGSGSKAEKKGPLIDEVKLLSDVFQKNKDLLKDYYSYKQSADTILLENYIKAVLMENNSIANQLTCEFSTVFGNMLDREMMLILLKIDRREHFKMLDADRKKAYRFIIMNVAEEVLDSGNSAKAIYIGEGQFIILAFLPDGKPVISWDEKIKVLQNAVKEFTGISLSAFLGGHVQGVEALIHSYRTANLLLKYSVIYSLEAILDPSVLDLHEQMTVTYDEKLEERILESIRAGDGEEAKSLFDQFVEVSSKGDIESFMLSMTRFSLALGKTFDIMNKTRIEKIPISMKDFYMRMASFESIDDLKSKFYEDIMKIANQKPLVETRHDALVESIKRFIQDHFTEDLSLKGIAIEFKLSQGYLGTIFRDSVGLSVMDFIHNFRLDKSAELLLATQLSIAEIMERTGFYNESSYYKLFKRRFGTTPKAYRIDKEILNKLEK from the coding sequence ATGTTTAGGTGGAAGATGAGCCGGACGTTCGTTAACATCGCAGTATTGCTTTCATTGCTGCTCTTGGTCGTACTTGGGGGGTTCTCCATAACGGCATTTAAAAGTTTTGAAGGCATCGTTAAACAGCGAACCTTTGAAGAGAACAACAAGGAGCTGCGCATTATCAGTAATACGGTCAAGCGTATGAATGAGGATGTGAAGGCGTTTACATTTCGCCAATTAGACGATCCTGCACTTGCAGCGTTATTCGAGAAGAAGAATCTCGAATATTTTGAAATGTTCGGATACATGGACTTAATCAGAAAATCGTTTGAAATAAATCCCATCTTCCACTCGGATACGCTCTACAGTGGAAACACTGGAAATTTCTACTCAACGCTTGGCTCCATGGTACAGAAGGATACATTCTTTGTGAACGCGATTCAGAACTATAGGAACATTCCCGTACTTAAACCGATTCCAAGAGTGCTTCCCATTGATGCTTATAACACTAACGCCACGGTGTTTACGTATTTTTATTTTCAAACCGACAGTGGCAATAAGCTATCCAAAGCGTTGGGTGTGAATATTGACGCGGCTTGGTTATGCGACACGTTAAGCAAGCTTAAGGGGCATAATAATAAAGCTTATATTATTGATAAAACGAGTCGAACATTCATTGACGATTCCAAGCAAATTCGCAATCTGGATGTGCTTAACGCCGAACTGGTTCATAAAATCATGGATTCGGATCAGGAATCCGGCAGCTTTGAGACAGGGGCGAAGAAGGATCAAAAAATCATTACGTATCTCTGGATGCCCGAAACTAACTGGGTGCTTGTGGTGGAAGAATCCAATGACTTCCTGAACCAATCACTGCAATTCGTGCGTAAAGCCGTGCTTCAAATTACGCTGGGCATCGCGATTTTTGCACTCGTAGCAGCTGGCTTCATCGCTTACCGCATCTACCTCCCCATTGGCCGCGTGTTCCGCGAAGTTATTGGGTCTGGGAGCAAAGCAGAGAAGAAGGGGCCGCTTATCGACGAGGTTAAGCTTCTTTCGGATGTGTTTCAAAAAAATAAAGACTTGTTGAAGGACTATTACAGCTATAAACAGTCAGCGGACACGATCCTGTTGGAAAACTACATTAAAGCCGTGTTGATGGAGAATAACTCCATAGCCAATCAGTTGACCTGTGAATTTTCTACTGTGTTTGGCAATATGCTCGATCGCGAGATGATGCTGATTCTGCTGAAGATTGATCGGCGAGAGCATTTTAAGATGCTGGACGCTGATCGAAAGAAGGCTTATCGTTTTATCATAATGAACGTAGCCGAGGAAGTTCTTGATTCGGGCAATTCGGCAAAGGCTATTTATATCGGGGAGGGGCAGTTTATTATTCTTGCCTTCCTACCGGATGGGAAGCCCGTTATCTCCTGGGACGAGAAAATTAAAGTGCTGCAAAATGCCGTAAAAGAGTTTACGGGCATATCGCTCTCCGCTTTCCTCGGCGGGCATGTACAAGGCGTCGAAGCACTCATTCATTCGTACCGTACGGCGAACCTTTTGCTGAAATACAGCGTCATCTACAGCCTCGAAGCTATTCTGGATCCTTCTGTTTTAGATTTACATGAACAAATGACGGTTACCTACGACGAGAAGCTGGAAGAACGAATTTTAGAATCAATACGCGCAGGAGATGGGGAAGAAGCCAAATCACTATTCGATCAGTTCGTTGAAGTGTCATCCAAAGGAGACATCGAAAGCTTTATGCTGTCGATGACCCGCTTTTCCTTGGCGTTGGGTAAAACCTTCGATATTATGAACAAAACGAGAATTGAGAAAATACCAATCTCTATGAAAGATTTTTACATGCGGATGGCCTCCTTTGAATCTATTGATGATCTCAAGAGCAAATTTTATGAGGATATCATGAAAATTGCGAATCAGAAACCGCTCGTGGAGACGCGCCATGACGCTTTGGTTGAATCGATAAAACGATTCATTCAGGATCATTTTACGGAAGACTTGAGCTTGAAGGGCATCGCGATAGAGTTCAAGCTGTCCCAAGGATATCTGGGTACGATATTTAGAGATTCGGTCGGATTGTCCGTCATGGACTTTATTCATAATTTCCGATTGGACAAGTCAGCCGAGCTGTTGCTTGCGACGCAGCTTAGCATCGCCGAGATTATGGAGAGAACCGGCTTCTACAATGAAAGCAGTTACTACAAACTGTTTAAACGCAGGTTCGGTACTACACCAAAAGCGTATCGAATTGACAAAGAAATCTTGAACAAATTGGAGAAATGA
- a CDS encoding ABC transporter permease subunit — protein MSCWRFCASISNLAFFFDLPQEVLESASIDGCSKMRIFWKIVLPNPMMFVFPFFQKYFVRGITFGAVKR, from the coding sequence GTGTCCTGCTGGCGATTCTGTGCCAGTATTTCGAACCTCGCATTTTTCTTCGATTTGCCTCAGGAGGTGCTGGAGTCTGCAAGTATCGATGGGTGCAGTAAAATGCGCATTTTCTGGAAAATCGTTCTCCCGAATCCGATGATGTTCGTATTCCCTTTCTTCCAAAAATATTTTGTTAGAGGCATTACATTCGGTGCAGTCAAAAGGTAA